One region of Baekduia soli genomic DNA includes:
- the argC gene encoding N-acetyl-gamma-glutamyl-phosphate reductase, translated as MADAGPRVLVAGASGFAGALAARLVERHPRFVLGPVTSRSDAGTSLDVLYPHHRVGRELEVLDLDRHGDVDAAIVAYPHGASAPVVAELLGRGVKVVDLSADFRLRDLAVYEEYYVPHPHPELLGDAVYGLPELYRDALRGTSLVAGPGCYPTAAILTLAPLARAGLLDDVVIDAKSGVSGAGRAATAKTHFVSVDENVSPYGVGTHRHAPEIDQELGALGAPVTVTFTPHLVPLDQGELVSCYVRVAGDAEPGDIVALYEQAYAGEPFVELSSRPPGVRDVRETNVCRIHVTIDPRSRKVLAFGAIDNLWKGTSSQAVQSLNLMFGFGETEGLA; from the coding sequence GTGGCTGACGCCGGCCCGCGGGTGCTCGTGGCGGGCGCGTCGGGCTTCGCCGGCGCGCTGGCCGCCCGGCTCGTCGAGCGTCACCCGCGCTTCGTGCTGGGCCCGGTGACCTCGCGCAGCGACGCGGGCACGTCGCTGGACGTCCTCTATCCCCACCACCGCGTCGGCCGCGAGCTGGAGGTCCTCGACCTCGACCGCCACGGCGACGTGGACGCGGCGATCGTCGCCTACCCGCACGGCGCCTCGGCGCCCGTCGTCGCCGAGCTGCTCGGCCGCGGCGTCAAGGTCGTCGACCTCAGCGCCGACTTCCGGCTGCGCGACCTGGCCGTCTACGAGGAGTACTACGTCCCGCACCCGCATCCCGAGCTGCTGGGCGACGCGGTGTACGGGCTGCCCGAGCTCTACCGCGACGCGCTGCGCGGCACGTCGCTGGTCGCCGGACCGGGCTGCTACCCGACCGCCGCGATCCTGACCCTCGCGCCGCTGGCGCGCGCGGGGCTGCTGGACGACGTCGTCATCGACGCGAAGTCCGGCGTCTCCGGCGCGGGGCGCGCCGCGACCGCCAAGACCCATTTCGTCTCCGTCGACGAGAACGTCTCGCCCTACGGCGTCGGCACCCACCGCCACGCGCCGGAGATCGACCAGGAGCTCGGCGCGCTCGGCGCGCCCGTGACCGTCACGTTCACGCCGCACCTCGTGCCGCTGGACCAGGGCGAGCTCGTGTCCTGCTATGTCCGCGTCGCCGGCGACGCCGAGCCCGGCGACATCGTCGCCCTCTACGAGCAGGCCTACGCGGGCGAGCCGTTCGTCGAGCTGTCCTCGCGCCCGCCGGGCGTGCGCGACGTGCGCGAGACCAACGTGTGCCGCATCCACGTCACGATCGACCCGCGGTCGCGCAAGGTCCTGGCCTTCGGCGCGATCGACAACCTGTGGAAGGGCACGTCCTCGCAGGCCGTCCAGTCGCTGAACCTCATGTTCGGCTTCGGCGAGACCGAGGGCCTGGCATGA